GGCGCCAAGGTTGCGATCAATACGCGCTCGAATCTCGACCAGGCCAAGGGGGTCGTGGACGAGATCAAGGCGCTCGGCTCGGATGCCGAAGCCTATGCCGCCGATGTCGCCGAACCCTCGCAGGTTCGCGCGATGGTGGACAAGATCGTGTCGCGCTTCGGACGCATCGACATCCTGGTCCTCAACGCCGCGATCCGAGAGCACGCAGCGTTCGAGGAGATCAGCTACGAGGACTGGCGGCGCATTCTCGCCACCGATCTCGACAGCGCGTTCGTATTCACGCAGGCGTGCCTGCCCGCATTCAAGAAAGCGGGCGGCGGCTGCATCGTCACCTTCGCCGGCGTGACTGCATTGCTGGGCCTCAAAGGTCGGCCGCACGTCGCCGCGGCGAAGCACGGCGTCGTCGGGCTCACCAAGGCCC
This is a stretch of genomic DNA from Betaproteobacteria bacterium. It encodes these proteins:
- a CDS encoding SDR family oxidoreductase; translated protein: MHKGEEFAGKVAIVTGAARNIGRAIALSLAAGGAKVAINTRSNLDQAKGVVDEIKALGSDAEAYAADVAEPSQVRAMVDKIVSRFGRIDILVLNAAIREHAAFEEISYEDWRRILATDLDSAFVFTQACLPAFKKAGGGCIVTFAGVTALLGLKGRPHVAAAKHGVVGLTKALAQDLAEFNIRVNCVSPGQIDTSRAAGTERPSRTTQIPLGRKGTSFEIAGMVRALCGPAGAYMTGQTIHINGGLSNSGV